Part of the Candidatus Hydrogenedens sp. genome, TGTTCGGGTGGTCCCTCGCGGTCTATAGAAAGCCTGCTTAATTTTGATTTTCGAGGTGCAATCCCACGAATAATAGGCTCCCCTTTTTCTTCATAATCGACAAAAACTCGGTCACCGGGAGCAATAAGACTGGATTCTTTTTCCCGAAGTCGTTCATCGATTTTACACTGGATTTCTTTCGGTTCTGTTGCTGTATCAAGCAGGACAAAAGCCCATTTTTTACTATGAGATACTACGGTTGCATTGGGTTCGAATGTTTCAGGAAGATGGGATTCATGTTGAGAATTGTCTGGTAGATGAACTTCTGCCCGTCGGTGACGAATGGAATCTTTTGAGAATGCTTCGTCGTAACGATTTTCCCAGTTTTTTATACGAGTTTCTGACCGTTTGCTTTTTTCTAATTTTTTCTTTTTCATAGTCCTATAAATTTAATAGAGTTGCTTGTAAAAAAATCAAAGAGATTATAAGAGATTATATATGTATTATGGGGATTTTAAAAATTAAATGCCACTTTTATTTTTATTGGAGGACTTCTGTTTTCTGGTAGGGGAAAGGGAAGCACATACAGATTTCATTTTACAGTTAACGAAGGGAAGAAGTTTTTCGTCCGGTAATGGTTTTTTGATAATTTTATCTAATGTCCATTTTCTAAGCGTAGAAGTGAGAGCAGTTCGAACTTCATACATGGCTTTATGGAAGGCGCAAACATGTTCAATATCGTCTGTGTCTTTGCAGTAATCTCCTAAAATTTTCCCTTCACATGCTTCTACAATATCAAGGAGTGTAATTTGTTGCGGTGGTAGATTTAATGTAAAACCACCGGAAGGCCCTCTATGAGCATTGAGTAGTCGTGCTTTAGTAAGTAGTGTCATAATTTTTGAGAGGTAAGAAGTGGAAATATGGATATGTCTTGTGAGTTCGAGATGGGAAACAGGTTCTTTTTTATTGTGAAGGGCTATAAATGTTAGTGCTTGTATGGCTGTAATCGTTGTGTTGCTGAACATAGGAAGAATCCGGTTATGGATATATTTCGGGGAACAGGTATTTAACAACCTGTTCCCCTTTATTTTTAGGTTATGATACAACTTGTAGAATTTGTTTTACATCTTCAGAGGCATTTTTGCCGATAGGTTTCAGGTCATATTTATCCTGTAAAACTTTTAACACATTGGGGGTAATAAATGCAGGTAAAGCAGGACCCAATCGGATACCTTTAACCCCTAACGATAATAAAGTCAATAAAACAGCAACAGCTTTTTGCTCAAACCAACTTACTACAAGAGTGAGAGGTAAGTCGTTTACGCCACAATTAAACACTTTCGCTAAAGCGAGGGCTGTTTGGATAGCACCGTAAGAGTCATTGCATTGACCCATGTCTAATAAACGAGGAATACCTTCAACATCCCCGTAATCATAATTGCGAATACGATATTTACCGCAACCTAATGTGAGGATGAGAGATTCTTTTGGGGTGTTTTGTGCAAAATCGGCAAAGTAATTGCGACCGGGTTCAGCACCGTCACAACCCCCAATAAGGAATATATGTTTGATTTTCCCGGCTTTAATCAAATCAATTAATTTGTCTGCAACAGAGAGGATGTAAGTCCAATGAAATCCAATTGTGCTTTCTTTTATTTCGGTGGGTTGTAAAGGACCTATTTCAAGTGCTTTTTTAATAACAGGAGAAAAATCACCATCGTTAAGACGAGGAGCGCCGGGGACGCCTGTGCAATGAAGTGTGAATAAACGGTCGAGGTAGGTGTTATGACTGGCAGGGATAAGAACGCAGTTTGTGGTAACGACTATAGGACCGCCAAATCTTTCAAATTCTTTTCGCTGAAGTTGCCACGCACCACCATAATGACCAGCAAAATGCG contains:
- a CDS encoding Rrf2 family transcriptional regulator encodes the protein MFSNTTITAIQALTFIALHNKKEPVSHLELTRHIHISTSYLSKIMTLLTKARLLNAHRGPSGGFTLNLPPQQITLLDIVEACEGKILGDYCKDTDDIEHVCAFHKAMYEVRTALTSTLRKWTLDKIIKKPLPDEKLLPFVNCKMKSVCASLSPTRKQKSSNKNKSGI
- the hcp gene encoding hydroxylamine reductase; protein product: MFCDQCEQTFNGTGCTQKGVCGKDADMESLQKTLLYGLKGMAAYKHHARRLGKTDPEIEEFIERALFATMTNVNFDMEHLLELVLECGKINLKTMELLNNAHVETFGNPSPVKVKEGIQEGPGILITGHDLLDLKQLLEQTKGTGIKVYTHGEMLPAHMYPKLREYPHFAGHYGGAWQLQRKEFERFGGPIVVTTNCVLIPASHNTYLDRLFTLHCTGVPGAPRLNDGDFSPVIKKALEIGPLQPTEIKESTIGFHWTYILSVADKLIDLIKAGKIKHIFLIGGCDGAEPGRNYFADFAQNTPKESLILTLGCGKYRIRNYDYGDVEGIPRLLDMGQCNDSYGAIQTALALAKVFNCGVNDLPLTLVVSWFEQKAVAVLLTLLSLGVKGIRLGPALPAFITPNVLKVLQDKYDLKPIGKNASEDVKQILQVVS